The Ricinus communis isolate WT05 ecotype wild-type chromosome 8, ASM1957865v1, whole genome shotgun sequence sequence atatcaacaaGTCATGACATTACAGACTTTGAAAAGTACCTAACAAACTaggtagagagagagagagagagagagagagagagagagaaaaaattaaatttgacaGAGTGAGAGAGAAGCATGCAGTTGATATTAGCTGGTGAGCAAACAGGCAGCAGCTGCTGATTAATtggatgatgatgttgatgtgTTGTTGCATTCTTCTTTGAGATTTGTTGCTGTGATTGGGAAAAGTTCAAGTGTTTCAAGTGGTCTTTTGCTGCATGGAAATGGGTCCCCCAtttccatcatcatcatccaaTCATAGCCGTACATTCCCATCATGGAATTCTCCATCTGGAGATTTTTTGGGAACTCCATATTCCATGTATGATTCATCATTTGTGTTGTTGGTGCTCCTTCAAGTCCTCCCTACTcccaataagaaaaaaaattaattatcaaacaTATTAATGTCATTTGACTAATTAAACCATCAAAATGAAATTAGATCAAAGGAATCCTTATTCTTATTGTTGgtgaaaactgaaataaattgatatcatcatttattacaatttttcAGCAAACTCAACATTgatatttagaaaaagaaaaaagaatggtGCATGTAAAATATTCTTGAAAATAACAAACTTGTATATCCATTAAAACTagcaaaactaaatttatttaatctggACTGTGAAGTGGGATATTTGTTGAGCATTGGCAAATAATACCCCAAGATCCTACTCTGCATAGAACTCTTATACATAAACTACTATCTCTATCACGTcagaaactaaaatttaaaaatgaaccCCATATTGTATTTCTATTGAATTTTACGCACTttctttgatatatttttgtgATCCAAAATAGAAGAAATTAACCATaactacaaaaaaaaaaaaaaaaaaaaaaaaaaaaagagcagcAACATCAGAAAAAGAATCTCACCTGATGAAGAGGTAGAAAAGCAGCAGGGTTATGATAAGGAAGTGGATGAAAAGATGAAGTAGGAGGATGAGGAGGAGGTGGAAGGTCAAAGTAGTTAAGAAGGTGCTGGTGGTGGGACTGATTGAGGAGGTGAAGCTGGTGATGGTCATCAGGAttctgaagatgatgatggtgatgataaAATTGTTGCTGCTGTTGAAGTTGCTTAATGAGTTTCCTTCTGAGTTTCTGTCTGTCTCTAGCCTTATGATTTTGAAACCAGTAAAACACATTCTTGCCTTCAATCTTTCCATATAAAGAAAGGTGGGCAGTGATtctttgaatttgagaagCATTAGGAGTTCTAATCCCATTCCTGTACAACTCTTCTAAAATCATCAGTTGTTCTGGTGTTGGACACCATCTAGATGAAGCTGCAGGAGAcataacaacaacaataataataataataataatacaatcaAGCTATAATATTATGGAGTAGTTCTCGATGCTTCTTGTTACTGTCTTCTtggagaggaagaagaaagaaagattcatatatatatatatatatatatagacagaGAGAGTAGTCAGAAGAGAAAAACACAGTGAAGACTGAGGGACAAAAAGGATTAGAGATATATAAGGGAAAAAGATAGaaggataaaagaaaattgaaaaaagagaaaagggataaaaattaattttctaaaaaggaaaaggaaaaaagaaagtgcaaATAAGAGCAGGGTTGTCATGCTGATGTTTCCCTGAGAGAGGCATTCAAGTGTAGGATTCAGTACTCCATGCAGAGGGAGAGAGACAGAAtctaaaaaagaatgaaagggAGAGTGAATGAGGTGAAACTGAGTGAGGTTGGGTATGGTTTATAGTATCATAGGAGAATGGGttgtgagagagagagagagagagagagagagagagagagagagagaagacgAATGATTATGTCATCATCACCTTATTatgtatttactttttattcattagtttTCTTGTCAACACAGAATGTATGGGACGACCACCCAagtgaaattttcttttggatttcaGAATGATGCAGAGAAGCAGAAGCAGAAGAGAGTCAGATTTCTTTGGCTTGCAAAGTTGGAACTAGTCGACCCGGTGATCATCATATTGTTGCCTCTTCCTCCAGCGAGTTATCTGCACGCCCTTCTTTTTTTCACAAAACAATATAAATACagaccattttctttttttttatcttatttgtAGCTGACAGACTCGCTTTTATCAGTGCATCGACAAAACTCGCCTACTTTTTTCAAAAAtgttagttttaaataatataaatatattaattatttaataataaaatataaattatttatatattctttttattgtgatatatatatatatatatattaaatttaaataaaaaattaaaaataatatttttatttagacaGAAGAGCTATAAATGATAAAACTCTTTCAAGAGTCATTTGGGTCGAGGTATTTTAGAGgaagaattttataatatctataaatttaattaaaattcattttttggCAAGTAAAAAAGCAGTGTAAATctttaaagtataaaaaaatattttattttctaaaatttctcctttttaaaGGTTTTAATTTCCACTTAAGATGtgaaaaaatccaaaatccaCTATTTGAATAGAACGATGGATtgttgtaatatatttttattgtaatattatctctaataaatttattttatttcgagattatttttaattttaaacataatttattgtttttgtatttaatctaaatgatgaaattttgaaaatttgtagattttaaatctataatttttttattatagattCTAAAATCAAACTGTAGCTAGTAAGTGTGAAGGATTATAGCTGAGTTTTCTTCATATATACGACCTGCCTTATTTGAGAATTGATGTACGTAGTTATATATGTTAACCCACTTAAATTCCTAATGAATTTGTTCCTGATTTTCCATGGAAAGCGTATTAAGTTGCAggagtaaaataatttatatgtatatatatataatttaaaaattatgtaaattttaaGAGTTATAACAGcacaatgaaaataaattaagatataaaaataaaattataaaatcccTTACCAAAAAGTTCGTGAAAAGAGAATGTGAAACTAGAAAAATGGAGTTGCAGAAAGTGAAGGATTCAGCAAAATGGAGtttagataaaagaaaagggaggaGATGCAGAGAAAGGAagaattcaataaattatagACATGTCTTTTTCATCATTAAGTCccataaaagaatttcaaaacCAAATTTCTGTTAAGGTGCTAACACTTTTCAAAATGCTTTCTGAGCACTTTGCATTAATAAAAAGGctggaaaaaataataatgaggGGCTTAAAAGGACTATTTATTATGGTACATCAATTGGGTAAAaccaaattcttttaatttatatttattggtATTTCAAAGAATTTTCGACAAAAATGAAGTTGCAGTCAACCATTATTAAGTTACTGCCCTCCAGAGTTTCACGTTGGCCATAGCCAAAACATGTTCTTTATAAGCCACTAAACTATAGCAAAAACATCTTTTGTTTAGTTAAAAGATGCTGATTCCTGGTGGTTGATAATTATTGCTCATAGTTGGTAATTGattctattaaatatttgataaatttaattattagttattattaatttaacatttaatactgacataaaaattaatttgataatttgaaataaataaataaatgagtgtgtatatatatatatatatatataggtgttatattgaataaattaaatgtaaGTTGTTggtgtttataattttatgcatatatacataaataaataagtgttcatttataaaatataaatattaataatataatatattttatacattattttcaaaataattctaGACGTAAAAAGACGatccttttaatttatattttgcttttaCATATCCAAATAGGAGCATGAATAATAAAAGGATacaattttcaaattttacttTTCACACTTATTTTCTGTTTCGGTCTATAAGTTcgtaaatatattaaatagagTTAATGGCACGTAAAGGAGCTTGATAAGTAGCAATTAGTTCTCTTAAtttgataagaaaatatttacaattttcttctaaaatagatgttatttaatttaattcaacaCGTTTATTCCATCAACTAATATATTactactattttatttattacaatgTATTGttaaaagtgtatattttaattataaaaagaatattgtaATCCTAAATCAATACGatgaaaaagtaataaatttaactaaatgagaaatttttaagtaaattCAGTTTACCACGTCATATGTAGACTAAATATGttgcatttttattaattattttatttattaccatTAACGTCTCatgattaaaatttgattaataaaaatataatatttaataaataaagtcaTATATCACTGTACAATTGATTTAGTCTACGAAGAAACGATAGactgaatttattttttaaaaaaaattaaataacatgtGACCCATTTTTCGATGATTTAAGTAACTTGAGAACAAAGGAAAAgataactaaatataattaaaatgaatgatCAGAATTGATT is a genomic window containing:
- the LOC8278044 gene encoding WUSCHEL-related homeobox 3, which produces MSPAASSRWCPTPEQLMILEELYRNGIRTPNASQIQRITAHLSLYGKIEGKNVFYWFQNHKARDRQKLRRKLIKQLQQQQQFYHHHHHLQNPDDHHQLHLLNQSHHQHLLNYFDLPPPPHPPTSSFHPLPYHNPAAFLPLHQGGLEGAPTTQMMNHTWNMEFPKNLQMENSMMGMYGYDWMMMMEMGDPFPCSKRPLETLELFPITATNLKEECNNTSTSSSN